In Ruegeria sp. YS9, the genomic window GCAGCTGTTCGCCCTGACCGCCACCGATGCGGTGGCCGGAGAGTTGGTGAACTCGGTCTTCAAACTCACCACACCGCGCGACCTGCTGAACCTGCGCAAGATCGAGATTGAGGCCGACACAACAGGCGGCACCCTGCGCAAGGCACAGCAACTGGCAGGCATGGTCGAACGGTTCAAAACCAAAGAGGACGCCTGGTTCGATGATGTGCTGATCGCCAAGATGATCGAAACCGCCAGGGAAACCGGTGACGTCACCCGAAACCCGGTGCGCCTGCGTCATACGGATTTTGAGCAGCGAAACTTCTGGACGGCACATTTCGGTGGGCTTTATCTTTTTCCCGACGTTGATCACCCGGCAGCGATTTGCATGGGTGAAAAGCCTGACGACCTGCCGATCAAATACACGTTTGATCCGTCGCAGCGGAACCAGATTGCCAAATTTCTGGACTACAACGATCTGGTTGAGCCCATCGTCAAGGCGCGCGGCGTGGATGCGGCCGCGATCCTGCAACAGAAGATGGATTTCCTGACCGTCGATGCGGCGGCGGATGCGGATGTTGACCTGACCGGGCTGGATCGCAGCGACATGCGGCGGTTGGCACGGAACCACGCGGATCGCCTGCCGCAGGCCTATCACGGGCTTGCGCAACTGCTGCGCTGGGCAAGTGATGGGGGTCCGTGGCCGCGCATCACTTCGGACCATCCGGCCTATTTCTACACGCTACGCGCCGCCGATACGCCGAACCGCGATCTGGTGAACATGCTGCTTTCCGAATTGGCCCCGCTGGACCCGCGCCAGATGTTCATCTGCCACAAAGAATTGTTCTACCGAACATATTCGGGCTGGCCCGAGAGCAAGAAGGCCTATGTGGCCGACTTCCTTGCGCGCGAATATCAGGTGGACAAACAAGGCGCCCGCGCCGCCCTGTTCGGACATGAGCTGGATATGAGCGGCGACGATCGCGTCAGCGATGACATAATTGCCCGGGTCGGTCCGTGGGGTTCGGTGAGGAAAGGTTGAAATGATTGGATTATTGCGCCTTTTGCTGATCTTGCTGGTGATCCAGACGATTGCCTATGTCGGGCTGTCTTTCTATTCGCGCGGCATACGTCGGCGCAAATTGGAGAACTGGTGGGACGAAAAGGGCAAGACGGGCAACAAAGAAGCCTTTGTCGAACGCGGATTGCATGTGTATGACAACTCGTTTCGGCGTAAACTGATCCTAGGTGTCTATATCGTGCCGTGGGTGGCGATTGGCGCGCTGATCTACATCGTGAATTACATGTGAGGGTTTAGGCATGGCCTATGTGAAATGGGCGTTCATTATCATTTTCTGGGGCACGATTGCCGTGATCCTGCAATATTCTCTGCCCCAGCATGACATTGTGCGCATCGTCAACACCTATGAAGAACGGCAGGATCTGAACGACTGGACCCGGATCTTCTGGTCAGAGCCGGAAGATCAATCCACCAGCCTGTCCAACCGGGATGTGCAGTTCATTCAGGCGGTGCGGGCCAATGGAAAACCCATCGTGTACCGAAATGAGGATACCGGCTGGGGATGGCCGCCGTATTTCAAGTTCGACACGGCGAACCTGTATACCGAGGCCAATGATGCGAAATCGACCAAGGAGAACCCGAAATGGGTGGTCGTGACCCATTACGGGTGGCGCAATGAATTCATGTCGATCTTTCCCAACGCCATTTTCATCAAGCATGTGGATGGCCCGGATGTGCGGATCATTCCATGGTTCAATATCATCTTCCTGACGATCTTTGCGGCGTTCGTTTGGGCGGTATGGGTGCGTTGGCGCAGGTTCCGGCAATCCCGGATCGATCCGATGATCGAAAACGTTGAAGACGGCCTGTATGCGGCCGGTGATGCCATTGAAGAGCGGCGCAACAGGTTTCGCCGCTGGCTGGACAGCTGGAAATCGAAATAGACCGCAGCTGAGGCGGGCGTGGCAGCAGCACGCCCATCCGGCTGGCTGTGCCCTTCACCTGACGATGAATTCCGCATGCAGCGCGCCTGCTGCCTTGATCGTTTTCAGAATGTCGATCATGTCCTGAGGCGAGACCCCAAGCGCGTTCAGGCCTGCGACAACCTCGGACAACGTGGTGGCCTCGGGGATTTCGGCGAGGCCGGTTCCCTCTTCTTCTTCGATCCCTGCGATTGTCCGTGGCACGACCACTGTTTCACCTCTGGCGAACGGGTTGGGCTGCACTGCAATCGGTGCTTCCTGAACCGTCAGAGTCAGGTTGCCTTGAGACACCGCAACACGCGAAATTCGGACCTCTTGCCCCATGACAATGGTGCCAGAGCGCTGATCGACAACAACGCGCGCTTTCGATTCCGGTTCAACCAGAATGTTTTCAATGCGCCCAATGGCATGGGCTGTCGAAACCGCCTGAGTCGCCGCGACGTTGAGCTCAACCGTGCCGGAATCCCGCATAATCGCCACGGCTCTGTTGAACTCGGTGTTTATCGCGGTTTCGATGCGCGCGGCTGTGGTGAAGTCTGGCTCTCTGAGTGCGAGGCGCATCTGAGTGAGAGTTGACAAGTCGAAGTCAATTTCACGCTCGACCCTCGCGCCGGATGGGATCACGCCCGAAGTTGGCACCCCGCGCACGACTGAAGCTGCCTCTCCTTCAGCCGAAACGCCGCCCGCAAGGATTGTGCCCTGAGCGACCGCATAGATTTGGCCGTCGGCCGCGTTCAGCGGGGTCATGATCAGAGTGCCCCCCAAGAGGCTGCTGGAATCGCCTATGGCTGAAACCGTTACATCGATTTGACCACCCACCCGTGCAAAAGGCGGAAGGCTGGCCGTGACCAATACCGCTGCCACGTTTTTGGGCCGGAAATCCTCACCGGTGACGTTGACGCCAAGACGTTCGAGGATGTTGGACATGATTTCTTCGGTGAAGGGCGCGTTGCGTAATCCATCACCGGTTCCGTTCAAGCCGACCACCAGGCCATAACCCACCAGATCGTTGCCCCGTACACCGTCAAAATCCACGAGGTCCTTGAGACGGATTGTCCCTGCCCAAGCCATGCCGGGAAGGAGAAGCAGGAGAAGTATCAGCGCCCTCATCTCAGAAAGTTCACCAGTGAAAGGTTCGCATTGCGAACGGTTACGGAATACAGGCTTTCCAATTGAAATTGCACCGTTTGCAGTTTTGCTGCCGTCTCATAAGGATCGGCCGCGATCAGTTCGTTCCGGCTGAATTCCAAGCTGGTCCGGGCCGAGGAATTGCGTGTTGCAGCCTCTTCGATGCGGGCTTCGGCCGCTCCGACTTTTGCCCGGAGTTTTACGGTGGCATCCTGTGCGTTGGCCAGATCGACCCCTAACTGCGTGAACAATGCGGTGCGCTGATCGGGCGAAAGTGCCAATGCGCTGTCGGTGGCCAGCGCCGCAACGGCGACATCCCTGAGTGCGGCCTTGAACGCCGGATCCGTTGCCGTGATCGGCAGCGTGACGCTTTCGTTTTCCGAAATCTGCATCGGAGACAGTGTGCTGCTTGACCCCTGATAAATCACGGCGTCGAAACCGGCCGGGTCATTGAACCAGTTTTCTGCCGCCAGCCTGATATCAGCGACCGTCGCAAGCCCCGTCAACTGCGACTTCAGCGCCGTCAAAAGATCGTTCGAAGATTGCAGAGGCGACACATCGGTGGCGGTGCCGGAAAACAGGCTGCGCCCTCCCACGCGTGTGTTCAGTGCCGAGATCATCGTGTCCAGCTCGTTTTTCGCCTGTTGGGACGCTTGTTCATGATTGACGGGCTGATTGGCGGTTCCGTAGGCCAGCAAAGACGCGGTCATGTCTCCGACCGAATCTCCGAAGGTTTTCAGGCTCAGTTGCATGGTGTCGGTGAACAGGGCGGCTTCGGACGTTGCGATGCCAAAGGCGTCGAGTCTGGCGAGGCTGCGGTCGAGATCCAGAATTTGCGAATAATCCCCGCCAAGCCGACCCGAGACGTCCTGTACCCGCCCGGTGGACATTTCATAAGAGAGGGTTTCGATCTGGGTTTTGATATCTGTTGCGCGGGTTCGCAAGGTCATTCCTCGCGCCAAATCGCCGATAGAAGTGATGTTCATGGTCACAACCTCAGAAGAGTTTCCATAAGCTCGTCAACAACCGAGATGACACGGGCGTTCGCGGCATAGGTCTGTTCGACCTGCATGAGCCGTTGCAGTTCCTGATCGGTATCCACGCCCTGCGCGGCCTCGATCTGCGCCATTTGCTGCTGGAAGCTGTTTGCAAAAGTCTTGCGTTGATCCGCGGCATGGGCGTGCGCGCCCGCTTTCGACAACAGGGCCTCGGTCAACTCGGCAGCGCGCATGTTTCCCGTGCCGAACAGCCCGCCGGGTACCGGGCGCGCGTCGTTCAATATGTTCCCGAACGCGCGCAGTTGAGCCGCCTGCCCGGGGTCACCCGGTGTTGCGGCACCCAGACCCGCGCGCAGTTTCCAACTGTCCCCGCCATTGTCAGGGTCGACCGTCGAATTGAGTGAGATCCGTGATGCAAGTCCGACAACAGATGCAGGATTGAATCGGTTGCCGTCGTCGGTGAACAGACCGGGATCTGTCGCAAGAGCCGTCGAATCCAAACCGGGCGTTTCAAATCGTTCAATCAGGTCCCTTGCAACCGTGTCGAGCTGAACCTGTGCCTCGACTGCCAAATCGTCGCGGATGGTGAACTGCGCCATCAGTGCCCCGCCGCGGATTTGAGCGTTACCTGCGCTTGTCCGCACCGGGTTGCCGTTCATCTCCAGACCGGACAACAGACCATTTGCCACGGTCATGTGAGGCTTTGTTTCACCGGTCGTGGAAAAAGTGAACTCCGAGGCCGTGCCTTCCAGCAGGATCAGCCCGCCCTCCGAGTACAGGGATACCTGATCATTGGCGCGGGGCACGACATTGACCGGGATCAGGGTATTGACCTGGTCGATCAGGACATGCCGCTGGTCCAGCAGGGCACCGATGTCACCGCCAGAGTTTTGAATGGCAGGAATCTTGGCGTTCAGGTCTTCGATATCTTTCAGAGTCTGATTCAGGGTTTCGATCTGAGCGCCAATTTTCCGATCAGCATCCGAGCGTGCCTGGCGTACGCCTTCTGATGCTGCGTTCAGCTCGTTGGTCAGATCGCGGGCCGAGCGCGCAACCTGATCCAGCCGTTCGATCGAGTCAGGCAGACTGGCCGCCGTGATGAAGGCGTTTTCCAATGAGGACAGACGGGTAGACAGCGAAGGGCCGTCATCAAGAGACCCCACCAGATGTTCGAACCGAGCGTGAAAATCTGAAACGTCCGACCGAAAGGCGAGTTCAGCATCAGAGGAACGTCTGTTGGCTGTCAAAACCGGATCCTGATGCCGGATCACGCCCACGGTGCGTACGCCATTTCCGGATATAGGGCTTGTTGCAAGCTCGAGGGACCGGCGCGCATAGCCGGGGGTCAGCGCATTCGCGATGTTTCCGGACACCACAGCGGCCCCGCGACTGGCCGCAGTCAGCCCGCCCAGTGCGTTATTGAGTGCTGTCGACATGTTCATGAGGCCGCTCCTTTCTTTGGGTCAGAGCCGGATTAACGCTTCAGGTTTGTCGTTTCCTGCAACATCTCGTCCACCGTCTGGATCACCGTGGCGCTGGAAGAGTAAGCACGTTGCGTCTGAATCAATGAGGTCAGCTCGGTCGCTACATCCGTGGTGGATTCCTCACGCGCGAAAGAAACAAGATCCCCGGTCGGGCCTTCGCCCGCATTCCAAAGAAAGAACGTACCGCTTTCACGGGAAGGCGCGTAAGTTTGGCTGTCCAGCGCGGTCAAACCGTTGGGATTGGGGACATCTGCCAGCGGAATCTGATACATTCGGCGGCTGACGCCGGTGTCGTACAACGCATAGACATATCCGTTCTCATCAACCTGGACGCTGGTCATTGTGCCAACGGCAGAACCATCTCGTGTGATCGAAACGGGCGCGAACGTATCGGACAATTGGGTTATACCATCTGCATCCCCGATCAGGCCAATATTTACCTCCATCGGTCCGCCGGCGACGTTGACCATGACACTGCCCGTTGCTGGATCATAAGCACCGCCTGAAACAGCTGTGACGCTGGCCAGAGTGCCACCTGCCGTTCGGTTGTCGGTGAATGTCAGCGTGTATTCACCGATGATCGCGCCACCCGAGGCCGAGTCACGCAAGACCATGGTCCATTCGTTGCTGCTGCCGGTTGCGGGAACAGTTGGAACCAACTGGATATCGACGCTTTCAGACTTGCCGAGATTGTCGAAATACTCAACTGACAAAGGTTGAATGTCGCCCGGCGCGCCCGCATCTGTCGCCGTGGCCGGAAGGTTCATACGCAGTTTCATTTCCGTGGTTGGGGAACCCGACAGCTGATTCACGCTGAGCTGAATGGGTTCAAGCGCGGCGGGTGTGTCGCGCGAAACCGGTGGAATAGTGCCATCAGGTGCCGCCCGCCACCCCAGAAGAACAAGACCGGATTCGGTAACCAAATACCCCTCGTCGTTGGTGCGGAATGACCCGGTTGTTGTCAGCAGCATCTCGTTCGAGCTATTCCCGATCTGCGAACTGGGGCGCACAGGCAACATGCCGCGCCCGCGAACTGCCAGATCGGTTGAGTTGCTGGTCGTGACCAGGGGCCCGCGTTGATCAATCATGCGCTGGCTTGTCGTCCGCACGCCGCCTGCCGAATAGCTGCCACCCTGGCCCGACGTGACCATTGAATGAAAATCCGTCTCGACCCGTTTATACCCATAGGTCGAAGAGTTCGCGATGTTGTCGGAAATCGTCGCCAACCTGTTGGCATTGGCTTTCAGCGCCGCCACACCGGCATTGAGCGAAGAGGAAATGGTCATGGGTGCGCCCTTCTGTTGCGTCCGTCTTTGATGCAACAGGTAACGCGCTGCCCCTTAACAGCGCGCTAACATGTAAAATACGCTCTATCATTTAGGGCTGGCGCAGGAAGATCACTTCGATCCTGTTGTTCCGCGCAGCCATGGGATTTTCGGCGAACAGTTCTCTGTCGGCATGGCCCGCAACACGATCCATCCTTTGTGCCGCAACGCCCTTGTCTTGCAGCAACTGGCGCAATTTTTGAGCCCTTGCCGTGGACAACTCCCAGGCTGTGTTGCGCGCCTGTACGACCGGAGATGCGCTGACATGCCCTTCGACAGCGATCGAATTGACGACAAGATCCGAGGCTCGGGCGAGGATCAGGGCCAGGGACCGCAGAAAGCTGGTTGGTTTGTCAGAGCCCGATTCGAACAATGCCTGATCGTCGGTGTCGAACAGTTCCACCACCAATCCTTCATCTGTGACCCGTGTGACGATATGCTTGAGCAGCTTGTCCGAGACCTCGCTTTCACCCGTGCGCCCCAGCAGTTGCGCCTCCAACGTAGTGAAGTCTTCCTTGTTCCCTTTGCCGCCGCCCTCGGCATTCACTCCGATCGAGCCGCGGGCCTGATGCGATTCGGTCGGGTGTGTGGTCGTGGCACCCTGACCGTCCCGCAGCAGCACTTCTTCAGACAGCATGCTGTCGCCGCCAAACGCCCCGTCTCCGCCGCCGGATTCCGGGCTCAGCGGGATTGTTGGCGCGAAATAATCCGCCAACCCTTTTCGTTGCTGTTCCGTTGTTGCGTTCAGCAGCCACATCAACATGAAGAAGGCCATCATGGCCGTCACAAAGTCGGCATACGCGACTTTCCACGCGCCACCGTGATGGCCATCGCCACCCGATACACGCTTCTTCTTGATGATGATTGGCGCCGCATTGGTTTGCGCACCCATCTCCACCACCTTTTTATCACCCGACTATCGGGATAGCAGCGCAGGTCTTAAGGTGGCCTTAACACTTAAAACTGTTCAGAGTTCGCTAACGCGGCAGGCCGGCCGAAGCACGGCGCAGAATCAGGGACAGCCGGTTAAAGCTGTTTTCAATCCCTTCGGAATCGGGTTTGCCGAAAAATGCGTCCAACTCCTCATGAACGCGCACGGCCTGATCCAAGAGCGGGTCTGATCCTTCTGAATACAGCCCGGCCTTTATCATGACTTCGGATTGTTCGTAGCTGCCGACAAGTTTGCGGGTTTCGTTGATCATCTGGTTCTCGGCCTCGGACGCGGCCTCTGGAAGGCTGCGGGATACGGATTTGCTTAGATCGATGGCCGGGAAGCGCCCGCGTTCGGCAATCTCGCGGCTGAGCACGATATGCCCGTCCAACACACCGCGCAGAATGTCGGCGATGGGTTCATCCATGTCGGACCCCGCAACCAGGACGCTGAACACGGCAGTGATATCACCCTGCTCCTGCGTGCCGGGGCCTGCGCGTTCACACAGGTTGGCAATCAGGGGGGTGACAGAGGGCGGATACCCTCGGAGTGACGGGGCTTCGCCCATGGCAACGGCGATTTCACGGTGCGCTTCCGCGAAACGGGTTACCGAATCGGCCAGAAACAGAACGTTCAGCCCCAGATCCCGCAGGAACTCGGCCGCCGACATGGCCGACCACGCGCACCGCCTGCGCGCCAATGCAGACTGGTCGGACGTCGCGGCGACCACGATAGTGCGCTTCATGGCTTCCGGGCCTATGGCGCGGGCAACAAACTCGTTCACTTCACGCCCGCGTTCGCCGACAAGAGCCACCACAACCACGTCAGCCTGCATGAAGCGCGCCAGCGTCGACAGCAGCGTCGATTTCCCCACACCCGATCCCGCAAACAACCCAACGCGTTGACCGCGTACAATCGGCAGCATGGTGTTGAGAACCGATAGTCCGGTGGCCATCCGCTTTCCCAATGGCTTGCGCGCCACCGCAGGCGGGGGGGCTTGCATGATGTCGCGATCCTGTGGCCCGTTCAGCAGGGGTTTTCCGTCCAGCGGTTTGCCAAACGGATCTATGACGCGCCCAAGCCAGTGCAATGCAGGCGCGAACCCCGGCGAGGGATCAAGGTACACACGGTCCCCCAGGCTGACACCGTCCGGGGCGGAACCCGGAATCATGTGAACATGGTCTGCACCGACATGCAGCACTTCACCGGCCAGATCGGGCCCCGCGCGCCGCCGCAATGTAAGCAAGTCTCCGATTCGGGCATGTTCGTTGAGGCCACTGATCTCGATCAACCCTTGTGCGACGCCGCTGACCAGGCCCACGTGGCGGATCGAAGTCATCCGATCAAATTCATGTTTCAGAAGCATCGGGTCGAGATCAGACATCTTGGGTTCTCCAATTGGGTTCTGAAAACGGTTTTTAAAGGAATCGGGGTTAAGCCTTGATTGAAATTGATCGAGGGAGAAGCCCCGATGTTCTATGACTTGAACGTCCTTAAGACTGCGTACGCAATGGCAACCCATGCCGGGCAACGGCAGGCGGTGATTGCGCGCAACATGGCCAATTCGGATACGCCAGGCTACCAGCCGCGCGATATCGAACCCTTCCATACAGCACTTGAAACCTCGGGACGCGAAGTGACCATGGTGGCTACGCGGCGGGGTCATCTGCACGGCGGTACAGGTGCGCAGCCATGGGCAGAGCATCAGGCCGTTCCGTCGGGTGATCCAAATGGCAACGGTGTATCGCTTGAAGAAGAGATGCTGAAATCGGTCGAGGTCAAACGACAGCACGACCGCGCGTTGGCGATCTACAAATCCTCGATCAACATCCTTCGCACCAGTCTGGGACGTGGATAAGGGGGCCGAGGATGAGCGATTTTTCCCACTCACTTGCGGCATCCGCCAGCGCCCTGCGTGCGCAGGCAGCCCGTCTGCGCCACGTGTCCGAAAACATATCGAATGCGGATACGCCCGGGTATCAGCGCAAGACGGTGCCGTTTGAGACCATAGAAAAAGATGGTCAGAACGTGGTGCAAGCCGGCCGCGTAAAGCTTGATCGACGCGACCTGACACGAATTTTCGACCCCGGCCACCCGATGGCAGATGCCAGTGGTCACTATCTGGGATCGAATGTCGATCTGATGATCGAAATAGCCGACGCGCGCGAGGCGCAACGGAGCTACGAAGCCAACCTCAAGATGTTCGATCAAACACGGCAAATGTCGTCGTCATTGATGGAACTGCTCAGAAAATAAAGGACAGCCAGAATGGACATCCGATCATTGAACGCCGCGCAGAATTATGCCGGCGCCCGTCCTGCAACCCAGGCCGACCCCGATCACCCGGGCATGGTGCAGGGGCTGAAGGCAAGTTTTCAGGACTTTGCATCCACGTTGAAACACAGCGAGCAGATGTCGCAGACCGCGATGGTCGGGCAAGCCGACCCGCACGCGCTGGTGCAGGCGCTGGCACAGACCGAACTGGCCGTTGAGACAGCTGTGATCGTTCGCAACAAGGTGGTCGAGGCCTATCAGGAAATCCTTCGGATGCCGGTCTGATACGATGCTGAGCGAAGGTCTTTTCTATGACATCGTGCGTCAGGCTCTTTGGATCGCCGTCATCACATCGGTCCCGATTCTGGCAGTTGCTCTGGTGTCAGGCCTGGTCGTTGGTCTGTTTCAGGCTCTGACGTCGATACAGGAAATGACGCTGACCTTTGTTCCCAAACTGATCGCCATCGTCGTCGTGTTCTGGATCTCGATGGGGTTCATGACTCAGACCCTTGTTACGTTTTTCACCGGTACGCTTGTTCCATTGATCGCAGGAGGTCGCTGATGGACACCGCCTATGTCACCCTGTCCCGCCAGTCCGGGCTGATGAATGAAATGCGCCTGGTGGCGAATAACATCGCAAATGCCAACACGACCGGCTATCGCCAGCAGGGGCTGGTGTTCTCGGAATACATTCGAGATATGCCGAACAGCCCCTCCCTCTCCATGAGCCGGGCCGAGGCGCGAAATACGTTAATGCAACAAGGCGTGCTGACGCAAACCGGCGGGCAATTTGATTTTGCCATCGAAGGCGACGGTTTCTTCATGGTCGAAACCCAGGATGGCAACCGGCTGACGCGGGCTGGCAGCTTTTCTCCCAATGCCGATGGCGATCTGGTTTCAATGGATGGCGCGCGCGTGCTCGATGCCAATGGCGCGCCTGTGTTCATCCCGCCTGACGCGGCGTCAATCGATGTCGGCAGCGACGGAACGCTGAGTGTCGATGGTCAGCTTCTGGGTCAGCTGGGCGTTTTCAACGTCGCCGATACGAATGAACTTGTACGCGAAGGAAACACTCGTTTCCGCACCGACGGTGCAATTGAGCCGGTCGACGAGCCGGTGGTTTTGCATCGCTTTCTCGAAGGGTCAAACGTGAATGCGATTCAGCAAGTGACCCGTTTGGTGGAAATCCAGCGCGCCTATGAGCTGGGGCAAAGCTTTCTTGAGAGTGAAGATGAGCGCGTGCGTGGAGCACTCAAGGCGCTGATGCGCTGATTTGGATGAGGAGAGTTGGACATGCGGGCCCTTAAAATTGCCGCCACCGGGATGACAGCACAACAGATGCGGGTCGAGACGATCTCGAACAACCTCGCGAATATGAATACCACCGGCTACAACGCGCGACGGGCCGAGTTCGCCGACCTGCATTATCAACAGATGGCGCGGGCCGGCACCGTGAATGCGTCGGACGGAACGGTTCTGCCCACGGGTATTCAACTGGGTCTGGGTGTGCGACCGGCAGCGGTGACAGTGCAATTGGAACAAGGCGCCTTGTCGGCCACCGGGAGCGATCTGGATGTTGCAATCGAAGGTCGCGGATATCTGGAGGTGACCTTGCCCAGCGGTCAGGCCGCTTATACGCGCGACGGCAGCTTGAAGCGGTCGGCGGAAGGACTGATCGTTACCTCTGACGGGTTTGCGGTTTCGCCTGAAATCACCATCCCCGACGATGCGCGTTCTGTTTCGATCAACGCGTCGGGCGAGGTCTATGCATATTTTGACGATTCCCCCGAAGGTCAGTTGCTTGGCGAGTTTACGCTGGCCAGTTTTTCGAACGCCAAAGGGCTGGAAGCCGTCGGAAGCAATCTGTTCAAGGAAACCGAAGCGTCCGGTGCTCCGGTTCTGGGTGCGCCGGGCGAAGACGGTCTGGGAACTTTGCGGCAGGGATATCTGGAAGACAGCTCGGTTGACGCCGTTCGCGAAGTTACCGAGCTGATCGAAGCGCAACGCGGCTATGAGATGAATGCCAAAGTCATCACCGCGGTGGACCAGATGATGAGCGCGACAACGCAGGTACGGTGATGCGATATCTGGTTCTTTCTCTGGTGCTGCTGGCGCCAATTGCCGCCCAGGCTGACATCGTGGTGCCGACACGCACGATCCGGGCCAAGGAAGTCATTTCTGCGGCCGATCTCGAGTTGAAGCCAACAGATGTTGCGGATGCAATTTCCGACCCTGACCTTCTGATCGGACAAGAGGCCCGGGTGGCGCTCTACCCCGGTCGGCCAATTCGCGGCTCTGATGTCGGGCCACCTGCCATCGTGGATCGAAACGATCTGGTCGTGCTGGTGTTCAGCAGCCAACCCTTGTCGATCACCACAGAGGGCCGGGCCTTGGGGCGCGGTGCGGCGGGGGATCGCATTCGGGTCATGAACCTTTCATCCCGAACAACCGTAACAGGCCGAATCCGTCCGGACGGTCAAATCGAGGTACAGTGATGCACGGATTGCCAAAAACCCTTGTCCTGACGGCTTTTGTCTTGTCCGCATGTGGTCGAATGGATCATTTGGGCAAACCGCCAAGTTTCACACCCAACGAGGATTCCCCGGAACAGGTTGCAATGTTGTGGCCGGGTTTGCCATTGCACACCCAACCCCAGCGAAACGTCGACCGGTCCTCTTTGTGGAG contains:
- a CDS encoding FliI/YscN family ATPase, producing MLLKHEFDRMTSIRHVGLVSGVAQGLIEISGLNEHARIGDLLTLRRRAGPDLAGEVLHVGADHVHMIPGSAPDGVSLGDRVYLDPSPGFAPALHWLGRVIDPFGKPLDGKPLLNGPQDRDIMQAPPPAVARKPLGKRMATGLSVLNTMLPIVRGQRVGLFAGSGVGKSTLLSTLARFMQADVVVVALVGERGREVNEFVARAIGPEAMKRTIVVAATSDQSALARRRCAWSAMSAAEFLRDLGLNVLFLADSVTRFAEAHREIAVAMGEAPSLRGYPPSVTPLIANLCERAGPGTQEQGDITAVFSVLVAGSDMDEPIADILRGVLDGHIVLSREIAERGRFPAIDLSKSVSRSLPEAASEAENQMINETRKLVGSYEQSEVMIKAGLYSEGSDPLLDQAVRVHEELDAFFGKPDSEGIENSFNRLSLILRRASAGLPR
- a CDS encoding FlgB family protein — encoded protein: MFYDLNVLKTAYAMATHAGQRQAVIARNMANSDTPGYQPRDIEPFHTALETSGREVTMVATRRGHLHGGTGAQPWAEHQAVPSGDPNGNGVSLEEEMLKSVEVKRQHDRALAIYKSSINILRTSLGRG
- the flgC gene encoding flagellar basal body rod protein FlgC; the encoded protein is MSDFSHSLAASASALRAQAARLRHVSENISNADTPGYQRKTVPFETIEKDGQNVVQAGRVKLDRRDLTRIFDPGHPMADASGHYLGSNVDLMIEIADAREAQRSYEANLKMFDQTRQMSSSLMELLRK
- the fliE gene encoding flagellar hook-basal body complex protein FliE, with amino-acid sequence MDIRSLNAAQNYAGARPATQADPDHPGMVQGLKASFQDFASTLKHSEQMSQTAMVGQADPHALVQALAQTELAVETAVIVRNKVVEAYQEILRMPV
- a CDS encoding flagellar biosynthetic protein FliQ, encoding MLSEGLFYDIVRQALWIAVITSVPILAVALVSGLVVGLFQALTSIQEMTLTFVPKLIAIVVVFWISMGFMTQTLVTFFTGTLVPLIAGGR
- a CDS encoding flagellar hook-basal body complex protein, coding for MDTAYVTLSRQSGLMNEMRLVANNIANANTTGYRQQGLVFSEYIRDMPNSPSLSMSRAEARNTLMQQGVLTQTGGQFDFAIEGDGFFMVETQDGNRLTRAGSFSPNADGDLVSMDGARVLDANGAPVFIPPDAASIDVGSDGTLSVDGQLLGQLGVFNVADTNELVREGNTRFRTDGAIEPVDEPVVLHRFLEGSNVNAIQQVTRLVEIQRAYELGQSFLESEDERVRGALKALMR
- the flgG gene encoding flagellar basal-body rod protein FlgG, which translates into the protein MRALKIAATGMTAQQMRVETISNNLANMNTTGYNARRAEFADLHYQQMARAGTVNASDGTVLPTGIQLGLGVRPAAVTVQLEQGALSATGSDLDVAIEGRGYLEVTLPSGQAAYTRDGSLKRSAEGLIVTSDGFAVSPEITIPDDARSVSINASGEVYAYFDDSPEGQLLGEFTLASFSNAKGLEAVGSNLFKETEASGAPVLGAPGEDGLGTLRQGYLEDSSVDAVREVTELIEAQRGYEMNAKVITAVDQMMSATTQVR
- the flgA gene encoding flagellar basal body P-ring formation chaperone FlgA; protein product: MRYLVLSLVLLAPIAAQADIVVPTRTIRAKEVISAADLELKPTDVADAISDPDLLIGQEARVALYPGRPIRGSDVGPPAIVDRNDLVVLVFSSQPLSITTEGRALGRGAAGDRIRVMNLSSRTTVTGRIRPDGQIEVQ